One window of the Thunnus albacares chromosome 3, fThuAlb1.1, whole genome shotgun sequence genome contains the following:
- the dok1a gene encoding docking protein 1 isoform X1, translated as MDSQTKTGKVYLQPLKAGKKWKPVCLSLFPHSSNGVGRLEIQNMGGGGAGGDHSAVVRRHHQPHGDRKLKVVRLSELISVLRLPPNAEACPMENMSAFCVETQDRTMVFAALKDDCVDWVEKLCQSTFQRGGGSSPNQFHMEENQIYATVKEASEFWVVVQRTDAALRCGLQGSYWLQVGQESLLLREIQKMNVIREWPYELLRRYGKDKLALTIEAGRRCDSGPGTFTFETQQPEKIFSLIQSTIKQKSSSGTSGNHNQEGERVIVTNIQAHSPLPKIPDMTSMASILENKLRTQEKTSEESVHVQEDPVGSSQCGSAQPAPITLMPLPLVPTHDSPSGVCHGGQSEAVYADPADCLQSTPKPQVTTALYVDPASVLPLQPPSSREPVTLPSDSSTPCFIISHQDSIYSEVYDKVIPVQSKPNVVKSKGKMKGFADDEPIYTEPLSKKESHKNETKPDPFAHLYAQVCKTTPASSPSSSSNTTPSFSASSSPVTTSMTTAKASDQSLDDVIYENLGII; from the exons aaATGGAAGCCAGTGTGCTTGTCTCTGTTTCCCCACAGCAGCAATGGAGTGGGTCGACTGGAGATCCAGAATATGGGAG GGGGCGGGGCAGGAGGTGATCACAGCGCTGTGGTCAGGAGACATCACCAGCCTCATGGGGACAGGAAGCTGAAAGTGGTCCGACTGTCCGAGCTGATTAGTGTCCTCAGACTCCCCCCAAATGCTGAGGCCTGTCCCATG GAGAACATGTCAGCATTTTGTGTGGAGACACAGGACAGAACAATGGTGTTTGCTGCACTCAAAGACGACTGCGTGGACTGGGTGGAAAAACTGTGTCAAAGCACCTTTCAG AGAGGTGGTGGCTCGAGCCCTAATCAGTTTCATATGGAAGAAAACCAGATATATGCCACAGTAAAGGAAG cCTCAGAGTTCTGGGTGGTGGTGCAGAGGACAGATGCAGCATTACGTTGCGGCCTCCAGGGGTCATACTGGCTGCAGGTGGGGCAAGAATCGCTACTTCTgagagaaatacagaagatgAATGTTATTAGAGAATGGCCATACGAACTGCTGAGGCGATATGGAAAAGATAAG CTGGCCTTAACAATTGAAGCAGGCAGACGCTGCGACTCTGGTCCTGGAACCTTCACCTTTGAGACACAGCAGCCTGAGAAAATATTCTCCCTGATTCAAAGTACCATCAAACAGAAGTCTTCATCTGGTACTTCAGGCAACCATAACCAAGAGGGTGAGAGAGTTATTGTAACCAACATACAGGCTCATTCCCCTCTCCCAAAAATACCTGATATGACCAGTATGGCTTCCATTCTGGAAAACAAACTGCGGACACAGGAGAAGACATCAGAAGAGAGTGTGCATGTTCAAGAAGATCCAGTTGGTTCATCACAATGTGGGTCAGCACAGCCAGCTCCTATCACCCTCATGCCTCTCCCATTGGTCCCCACACATGACAGCCCCTCTGGAGTTTGTCATGGTGGCCAATCAGAAGCTGTATATGCCGACCCAGCTGATTGCCTCCAATCTACGCCAAAACCCCAAGTGACCACAGCTCTGTATGTAGACCCTGCAAGCGTTCTTCCACTTCAACCCCCCAGTTCAAGAGAACCCGTCACTCTGCCTTCTGATTCCTCCACTCCCTGCTTCATCATCAGTCACCAAGATTCAATCTACTCAGAGGTGTATGACAAAGTCATCCCAGTCCAGAGCAAACCGAATGTCGTTAAGAGTAAAGGAAAGATGAAGGGTTTTGCAGATGATGAACCCATTTATACTGAGCCCCTGAGCAAGAAGGAGTCtcataaaaatgaaaccaaaccaGACCCGTTTGCCCACCTTTATGCTCAAGTTTGCAAAACAACTCCAGCTTCTAGTCCCTCTTCATCTTCTAACACCACCCCGTCCTTCTCTGCGTCCTCTTCCCCTGTTACCACCAGTATGACCACAGCAAAAGCCTCGGACCAATctcttgatgatgtcatctatGAAAACCTGGGGATTATATAA
- the dok1a gene encoding docking protein 1 isoform X2: MGGGGAGGDHSAVVRRHHQPHGDRKLKVVRLSELISVLRLPPNAEACPMENMSAFCVETQDRTMVFAALKDDCVDWVEKLCQSTFQRGGGSSPNQFHMEENQIYATVKEASEFWVVVQRTDAALRCGLQGSYWLQVGQESLLLREIQKMNVIREWPYELLRRYGKDKLALTIEAGRRCDSGPGTFTFETQQPEKIFSLIQSTIKQKSSSGTSGNHNQEGERVIVTNIQAHSPLPKIPDMTSMASILENKLRTQEKTSEESVHVQEDPVGSSQCGSAQPAPITLMPLPLVPTHDSPSGVCHGGQSEAVYADPADCLQSTPKPQVTTALYVDPASVLPLQPPSSREPVTLPSDSSTPCFIISHQDSIYSEVYDKVIPVQSKPNVVKSKGKMKGFADDEPIYTEPLSKKESHKNETKPDPFAHLYAQVCKTTPASSPSSSSNTTPSFSASSSPVTTSMTTAKASDQSLDDVIYENLGII; the protein is encoded by the exons ATGGGAG GGGGCGGGGCAGGAGGTGATCACAGCGCTGTGGTCAGGAGACATCACCAGCCTCATGGGGACAGGAAGCTGAAAGTGGTCCGACTGTCCGAGCTGATTAGTGTCCTCAGACTCCCCCCAAATGCTGAGGCCTGTCCCATG GAGAACATGTCAGCATTTTGTGTGGAGACACAGGACAGAACAATGGTGTTTGCTGCACTCAAAGACGACTGCGTGGACTGGGTGGAAAAACTGTGTCAAAGCACCTTTCAG AGAGGTGGTGGCTCGAGCCCTAATCAGTTTCATATGGAAGAAAACCAGATATATGCCACAGTAAAGGAAG cCTCAGAGTTCTGGGTGGTGGTGCAGAGGACAGATGCAGCATTACGTTGCGGCCTCCAGGGGTCATACTGGCTGCAGGTGGGGCAAGAATCGCTACTTCTgagagaaatacagaagatgAATGTTATTAGAGAATGGCCATACGAACTGCTGAGGCGATATGGAAAAGATAAG CTGGCCTTAACAATTGAAGCAGGCAGACGCTGCGACTCTGGTCCTGGAACCTTCACCTTTGAGACACAGCAGCCTGAGAAAATATTCTCCCTGATTCAAAGTACCATCAAACAGAAGTCTTCATCTGGTACTTCAGGCAACCATAACCAAGAGGGTGAGAGAGTTATTGTAACCAACATACAGGCTCATTCCCCTCTCCCAAAAATACCTGATATGACCAGTATGGCTTCCATTCTGGAAAACAAACTGCGGACACAGGAGAAGACATCAGAAGAGAGTGTGCATGTTCAAGAAGATCCAGTTGGTTCATCACAATGTGGGTCAGCACAGCCAGCTCCTATCACCCTCATGCCTCTCCCATTGGTCCCCACACATGACAGCCCCTCTGGAGTTTGTCATGGTGGCCAATCAGAAGCTGTATATGCCGACCCAGCTGATTGCCTCCAATCTACGCCAAAACCCCAAGTGACCACAGCTCTGTATGTAGACCCTGCAAGCGTTCTTCCACTTCAACCCCCCAGTTCAAGAGAACCCGTCACTCTGCCTTCTGATTCCTCCACTCCCTGCTTCATCATCAGTCACCAAGATTCAATCTACTCAGAGGTGTATGACAAAGTCATCCCAGTCCAGAGCAAACCGAATGTCGTTAAGAGTAAAGGAAAGATGAAGGGTTTTGCAGATGATGAACCCATTTATACTGAGCCCCTGAGCAAGAAGGAGTCtcataaaaatgaaaccaaaccaGACCCGTTTGCCCACCTTTATGCTCAAGTTTGCAAAACAACTCCAGCTTCTAGTCCCTCTTCATCTTCTAACACCACCCCGTCCTTCTCTGCGTCCTCTTCCCCTGTTACCACCAGTATGACCACAGCAAAAGCCTCGGACCAATctcttgatgatgtcatctatGAAAACCTGGGGATTATATAA
- the LOC122979292 gene encoding neuronal membrane glycoprotein M6-a-like isoform X2, with product MGVALFCGCGHEALSGTVTILQNYFEVIRAPGETLDVFIIIDILKYIIYGLAAGFFVFGVLLLVEGFFTTGAIRDLYGEFKITACGRCLTAFLMFLAYLFFLVWLGVTAFTSLPVFMYFNVWTMCQNTSLVEGANLCLDLRQFGAVTISEERKVCTGSEKFFKMCESNELDLTFHLFVCALAGAGAAVIAMVHFLMALAANWGYLKDASRMQKYEDIKSKEEQELHDIHSTRSKERLNAYT from the exons ATGGGCGTGGCTTTGTTCTGTGGGTGTGGCCACGAAGCTTTGAGTGGCACCGTCACCATTCTCCAGAACTACTTTGAAGTCATCAGAGCCCCGGGAGAGACACTGGATGTTTTCATCAT TATTGACATCCTGAAGTACATCATCTATGGTCTTGCAGCTGGATTCTTTGTGTTTGGAGTGCTGTTGCTGGTGGAGGGCTTTTTCACCACCGGAGCTATCAGGGATCTCTATGGAGAGTTCAAGATCACCGCCTGCGGACGCTGCCTGACTGCATTT CTGATGTTCCTCGCCTACCTGTTCTTCCTGGTGTGGCTGGGAGTGACAGCATTCACCAGCCTGCCGGTCTTCATGTACTTTAACGTCTGGACAATGTGTCAGAACACAAGCTTGGTCGAGGGAGCTAACCTCTGCCTGGACCTGCGCCAGTTTG GAGCAGTGACCATCTCTGAGGAGAGGAAGGTGTGTACAGGATCTGAGAAGTTCTTCAAGATGTGTGAATCCAACGAG ctGGACTTGACCTTCCATCTGTTTGTGTGCGCACTGGCAGGAGCTGGAGCTGCTGTCATTGCCATG gTCCACTTCCTGATGGCTCTAGCTGCTAACTGGGGCTACCTGAAGGATGCCAGCCGGATGCAGAAGTATGAAGACATCAAGTCGAAGGAGGAGCAGGAGCTGCATGACATCCACTCTACACGCTCCAAAGAACGCCTCAATGcctacacataa
- the LOC122979292 gene encoding neuronal membrane glycoprotein M6-a-like isoform X1, protein MEENMDESQSQKGCKECCERCVGSLPWASLIATILLYMGVALFCGCGHEALSGTVTILQNYFEVIRAPGETLDVFIIIDILKYIIYGLAAGFFVFGVLLLVEGFFTTGAIRDLYGEFKITACGRCLTAFLMFLAYLFFLVWLGVTAFTSLPVFMYFNVWTMCQNTSLVEGANLCLDLRQFGAVTISEERKVCTGSEKFFKMCESNELDLTFHLFVCALAGAGAAVIAMVHFLMALAANWGYLKDASRMQKYEDIKSKEEQELHDIHSTRSKERLNAYT, encoded by the exons GTTGTAAGGAGTGCTGTGAGCGATGTGTGGGCAGCCTGCCCTGGGCCTCGCTCATCGCTACCATCCTCCTGTACATGGGCGTGGCTTTGTTCTGTGGGTGTGGCCACGAAGCTTTGAGTGGCACCGTCACCATTCTCCAGAACTACTTTGAAGTCATCAGAGCCCCGGGAGAGACACTGGATGTTTTCATCAT TATTGACATCCTGAAGTACATCATCTATGGTCTTGCAGCTGGATTCTTTGTGTTTGGAGTGCTGTTGCTGGTGGAGGGCTTTTTCACCACCGGAGCTATCAGGGATCTCTATGGAGAGTTCAAGATCACCGCCTGCGGACGCTGCCTGACTGCATTT CTGATGTTCCTCGCCTACCTGTTCTTCCTGGTGTGGCTGGGAGTGACAGCATTCACCAGCCTGCCGGTCTTCATGTACTTTAACGTCTGGACAATGTGTCAGAACACAAGCTTGGTCGAGGGAGCTAACCTCTGCCTGGACCTGCGCCAGTTTG GAGCAGTGACCATCTCTGAGGAGAGGAAGGTGTGTACAGGATCTGAGAAGTTCTTCAAGATGTGTGAATCCAACGAG ctGGACTTGACCTTCCATCTGTTTGTGTGCGCACTGGCAGGAGCTGGAGCTGCTGTCATTGCCATG gTCCACTTCCTGATGGCTCTAGCTGCTAACTGGGGCTACCTGAAGGATGCCAGCCGGATGCAGAAGTATGAAGACATCAAGTCGAAGGAGGAGCAGGAGCTGCATGACATCCACTCTACACGCTCCAAAGAACGCCTCAATGcctacacataa